One Proteiniborus ethanoligenes genomic region harbors:
- a CDS encoding ABC transporter ATP-binding protein, translated as MTKEPIITISDLRMNYGTGPDILKGINLSIYPGQIIGYIGPNGAGKSTTVKILLGIINKYRGEIKIFGKDILEDGVEYKKRIGYVPETAEIYENLTAHEYLTFLGEIYEMESEKASNKAKKLMELFGIKEHYYSRISSYSKGMKQKLLIIASLIHNPDILFLDEPLGGLDANSVMIFKEILAQLAEQGKTIFYSSHIMEIVEKISHRILLINDGQIVADGTFEELKEKSMEGSLEQIFNQLTGFTKHKEIADEFVSVLQEV; from the coding sequence ATGACAAAAGAACCTATAATAACCATAAGTGATTTAAGAATGAATTATGGTACTGGTCCAGATATATTAAAGGGAATAAACTTAAGTATTTACCCAGGTCAGATAATAGGGTACATAGGCCCTAATGGAGCAGGAAAGAGTACAACTGTTAAGATACTTCTAGGAATAATAAACAAATATAGGGGAGAGATAAAGATATTTGGTAAGGATATACTAGAAGATGGGGTAGAGTATAAAAAAAGAATAGGATATGTTCCTGAAACAGCAGAAATATATGAAAATTTAACAGCACACGAATATTTAACCTTTTTAGGAGAAATATACGAAATGGAAAGCGAAAAGGCAAGTAATAAAGCGAAAAAGCTTATGGAGTTGTTTGGGATAAAAGAACACTACTATTCAAGGATATCTTCATATTCTAAAGGCATGAAGCAAAAGCTATTAATCATTGCTAGCTTAATCCATAATCCAGATATATTATTTTTAGATGAACCATTAGGAGGACTTGATGCCAATAGTGTTATGATATTTAAAGAAATTTTAGCCCAGTTAGCTGAACAGGGAAAGACAATTTTTTATTCATCACATATTATGGAGATTGTAGAAAAAATAAGCCATAGGATACTCTTAATAAATGATGGACAAATAGTTGCAGATGGTACATTTGAAGAATTAAAGGAAAAAAGCATGGAGGGCTCTCTTGAACAAATATTTAATCAGCTTACTGGTTTTACTAAGCATAAGGAAATAGCAGATGAGTTTGTATCTGTGCTACAGGAGGTTTAA
- a CDS encoding RDD family protein has protein sequence MSTVKITTPENIELEYKLAALGSRTAAAAIDVLIQITLMGLVLIIVLLLGLTPSDLYEEYKSWAIAISLLLTFIINYGYFIIFEMIMNGKTPGKKVFGLRTIRANGQPIGFKHSVIRNLFRMIIDNYGIGVILIFFTKAHKRLGDYLGSTIVIVEEKREALYTINLQNENINYKFSLTQEENDLLKEYFKRKDFIEEGAENLEKELGKYFVEKYSIEWNENSYNKMLIQLLNRMI, from the coding sequence ATGAGTACAGTTAAAATTACTACACCTGAAAATATAGAACTAGAGTATAAGCTTGCAGCTTTAGGCTCTCGTACTGCTGCCGCTGCTATAGATGTGCTTATACAGATTACTTTAATGGGATTAGTGTTGATTATAGTTTTATTGTTAGGGCTTACACCATCAGACCTATATGAAGAATATAAGAGCTGGGCAATCGCAATATCCTTACTCTTAACATTTATTATTAATTATGGGTACTTCATTATATTTGAAATGATTATGAACGGAAAGACACCAGGGAAAAAGGTTTTTGGTTTACGAACCATAAGAGCTAATGGGCAGCCTATAGGTTTTAAGCATTCAGTCATTAGAAATCTTTTTAGAATGATAATAGACAACTATGGAATTGGTGTAATACTTATTTTTTTTACTAAGGCTCATAAAAGATTAGGAGATTATCTAGGCTCTACCATAGTTATTGTAGAGGAAAAGAGAGAGGCCTTATACACTATCAATCTCCAAAACGAAAACATAAACTATAAATTTTCCTTAACACAGGAGGAGAATGATTTATTGAAGGAATATTTTAAGAGAAAAGATTTCATAGAAGAAGGGGCTGAAAATCTAGAAAAAGAATTAGGTAAATATTTTGTAGAAAAATACAGTATAGAATGGAATGAAAACAGCTATAATAAGATGTTAATCCAGCTATTAAATAGAATGATATAA
- a CDS encoding stage II sporulation protein M: MNVEQFIKKNSSSWDELKKLTDLLNKKGIRHCEPKQIKRYLYLFRQSSHQLAFARTHFPGSEVVPYLNALVANSHNHIYSVKKYDFSEIKSFFTFELPNSIKKHKSYIITGAIIFFLGFILSLLVVWNNPQNAAYFMPEEMIQNINWDGDTSVAWDYPLMSSYIMTNNISVAFKAFVLGVTLGIGTFYILFFNGALLGALTALVYHNGNPLGYWSLILPHGVLELTAIFIAGGAGLMLARSILIPRKYSRKHSIIKSARESTSLMLGVIVFLIIAGIIEGFFTPINISPLYKLVFAGFTLVIIIAYFSIPYFKSEA; encoded by the coding sequence TTGAATGTTGAACAATTTATCAAGAAAAATTCTTCCTCATGGGATGAACTAAAAAAGTTAACAGATTTATTAAATAAAAAAGGAATAAGGCATTGTGAGCCTAAGCAAATTAAACGCTATCTGTATCTTTTTCGTCAGTCTAGTCATCAGCTTGCCTTTGCCAGAACGCATTTTCCAGGCAGCGAAGTTGTTCCTTATCTTAATGCTTTAGTAGCTAATTCACATAATCATATTTATTCGGTTAAAAAATATGATTTTTCTGAAATTAAAAGCTTTTTTACCTTTGAGCTTCCAAATAGTATTAAAAAGCATAAAAGCTACATAATTACCGGAGCTATTATTTTCTTTTTAGGCTTTATTCTTAGTTTGTTAGTAGTTTGGAATAATCCGCAAAATGCAGCATATTTTATGCCTGAAGAGATGATCCAAAATATTAACTGGGATGGAGATACTTCTGTTGCTTGGGATTATCCTCTTATGTCAAGCTATATAATGACTAATAATATCTCTGTTGCTTTTAAAGCCTTTGTACTAGGGGTAACATTAGGCATCGGAACATTTTACATCCTTTTCTTTAATGGTGCCTTACTAGGAGCATTAACAGCCTTAGTATACCATAATGGCAACCCTTTAGGTTATTGGTCGTTAATATTGCCTCATGGAGTATTAGAGCTTACAGCTATTTTCATAGCTGGTGGTGCAGGTTTAATGCTAGCACGCTCTATCCTAATCCCAAGGAAATACTCTAGGAAGCACTCAATCATAAAGAGTGCTAGAGAATCTACAAGCCTTATGCTTGGTGTTATAGTATTTTTAATAATTGCAGGTATTATTGAAGGCTTTTTTACTCCTATAAACATATCCCCTCTATACAAACTAGTATTTGCTGGATTTACATTAGTCATAATAATTGCATATTTCTCTATACCATATTTTAAATCGGAGGCTTAA
- a CDS encoding DUF58 domain-containing protein: MAITKRFIFLMGSGIIITIIGYFFGFALSAFIFCNIICFALLVIDYIISPSPDALEIERIGNEKLSLFQEENITISIYNKSPKDIFVEIIDEIPDFHFDADKKPVGKYIQPHRKEIFEYRVIPKKRGAFTFGKVHVRYEGPLKLCKKQFKEDLSKEYKVYPNLKDLRKHKLGAYNSIIHKDGRKEMKLLGRGTEFESLREYVYGDEYRKINWKATARENRPIINQYEPEKNQHVYAMIDAGRPMSYSIRGHSKLDIAINTGLLLCDIVNQNGDQSGLVTFSTEVHGFIPPGKGSVHRNSLMEALYHIEHTKSTSNYEEVFFFFKGKERRRSLICLFTDFDTIEEAEDMMKVLPSISKNNIVIIVLIKDENLEKLAKTPIKKEEDAYIKAVAIEMLHDRKKAISMLNTKGIMCIECEPEKIASDVINKYIYVKNRMHF; the protein is encoded by the coding sequence TTGGCTATTACAAAGCGATTTATATTTTTAATGGGATCAGGGATTATTATAACTATTATTGGATATTTTTTTGGATTTGCATTGTCTGCATTTATTTTTTGCAATATAATTTGTTTTGCCTTATTAGTAATTGATTATATAATATCACCTTCTCCTGATGCATTAGAAATAGAAAGAATAGGTAATGAAAAACTATCTTTGTTCCAAGAAGAAAATATAACCATAAGCATATATAATAAAAGCCCAAAAGATATATTTGTAGAAATCATAGATGAAATACCCGACTTTCACTTTGATGCTGATAAAAAGCCAGTAGGAAAATATATACAACCACATAGGAAGGAAATATTTGAGTATAGGGTAATACCTAAAAAAAGAGGTGCATTTACATTTGGTAAAGTACATGTAAGATATGAAGGACCGCTTAAGCTTTGTAAAAAACAGTTTAAAGAGGATTTAAGCAAAGAATACAAGGTATATCCTAATCTTAAGGACTTAAGAAAACATAAGCTAGGGGCTTATAATAGCATAATTCATAAAGATGGAAGAAAAGAAATGAAACTTTTAGGTAGAGGTACTGAGTTTGAAAGCCTTAGAGAGTATGTCTATGGTGATGAATACAGGAAAATCAATTGGAAGGCTACAGCAAGGGAAAACAGACCTATAATAAACCAATATGAACCAGAGAAAAATCAGCATGTGTATGCCATGATAGATGCTGGAAGACCTATGAGCTATTCTATAAGAGGTCATAGTAAACTGGATATTGCCATAAATACAGGATTGCTTCTTTGCGATATAGTAAATCAAAATGGTGATCAATCAGGTCTAGTTACATTTAGCACAGAAGTACATGGATTTATACCACCAGGTAAGGGTAGTGTTCATAGAAATAGCTTGATGGAGGCACTTTATCACATAGAGCATACTAAATCCACATCTAATTATGAAGAAGTCTTTTTCTTTTTTAAAGGCAAGGAAAGGCGTAGAAGTTTAATATGTTTATTTACAGATTTTGATACTATAGAAGAAGCAGAGGATATGATGAAAGTGCTTCCATCAATATCAAAAAACAATATAGTTATTATAGTATTGATAAAGGATGAAAACCTGGAGAAATTGGCAAAAACCCCCATAAAAAAAGAAGAGGATGCATATATAAAAGCAGTTGCTATTGAAATGCTCCATGATAGAAAAAAAGCCATAAGTATGCTCAATACAAAGGGAATAATGTGTATTGAATGTGAGCCTGAGAAGATTGCATCAGATGTTATAAATAAGTATATATATGTGAAAAATCGGATGCATTTTTAA